In one Chthoniobacterales bacterium genomic region, the following are encoded:
- a CDS encoding EF-hand domain-containing protein has protein sequence MTSKLLILERTGFLTVACLFVLTCAAGADTSRDEQIAERFAAADTNHDGQLTLAEAQAGMPRVAANFSKIDADGSGTVTVAEIQAKADH, from the coding sequence ATGACCTCGAAACTTCTCATCTTGGAACGCACGGGATTTTTGACTGTGGCCTGTTTGTTTGTTCTGACGTGCGCCGCCGGCGCCGACACCTCGCGCGACGAACAAATCGCCGAGCGCTTCGCCGCGGCGGATACCAACCATGACGGACAACTCACGTTGGCCGAAGCCCAGGCCGGAATGCCCCGCGTGGCGGCCAACTTCAGCAAAATCGACGCGGATGGGAGCGGCACGGTGACCGTCGCCGAAATCCAAGCGAAGGCCGACCACTGA